In Bacillota bacterium, a genomic segment contains:
- a CDS encoding helix-turn-helix domain-containing protein, translated as MKLYTVPEIQRILKIRRGFAYELVANGRLKAIRLSERGLRITEESLKEFLAAHEYRSTGNGRK; from the coding sequence ATGAAACTTTACACCGTGCCGGAAATCCAAAGAATCTTGAAAATTCGCCGGGGTTTCGCTTACGAACTTGTGGCCAACGGTCGACTGAAGGCAATCCGGTTAAGCGAAAGGGGGCTACGGATTACCGAAGAATCGCTGAAAGAGTTTCTGGCGGCGCACGAGTACCGGTCGACCGGAAACGGCAGAAAGTAA